The region GGTTTCCTTTCCACCACCTTCGATACTGCCCGCATCTTTTCCACTTCTCGCCCATCTGCCCTCGCCCCATTCTGCCGCCGTCACAACAGGGATGGAGTTCCACTTGTCTTACGGCCGCACCAACTTCTGTGTCCAGCACAACACGCTGCGTAATATCCGCGATCTGCAACGGATGCTATCAGAAAgcacaacaaccccccccccccccacacacacacacacacacccccaccccgcgCTTTTCAGAGAAATCGCGCTCTATGcgactccctgtccactctcccctccccacttATACCTCTCCTGACACTTCTCTTTCAGGCGGAGccagtgctatacctgcccctgcACCCCCTCCCTCTGTCGGTATCCGGTGCTGCCGGTGCGGCCTCTTCCACAGCGGCGagatccgacgcagactgggggacGGATTGTGGAGCACCTTTGTTCCGCTAAAGACTGGACTTTACAGTGGCCACCCAACTCATTTCGACTTCCCATTccctctgctgccatgatgaggccaaactcaggtcggAGGAGCACACCAATTTAATGTAAAGTCCGTCTTGGTAGCTTGCAACCTCGcgtcatgaacatcgatttctccccgCCCTTTTTTCAATTTCCCATTCGGGTTACCCTCTCACTCttactcttttcctcacctgcccatcacctccttccgattcccttcctctctcccttttttCAGAGGTCCACTATCCCCGTCTATTAGATCTCTTCTTCGGCCCTTTATCacgttcacctatcacctcccagcttcctacttcattcccctcccccacccacttacTTTCctcccttcacctatcacctgctagcttccccccccccttcttattctgccttctgctcTCTTGTTTTCCAGTCGTGATAAAGTGTCTGTCTGAAACATTATTTCCTGCCATCGACTCTGCCCGACCTGCTGCGTTTTCCCAGTATTTCCTGTGTGTTGCTCAGCAttaccagcatctgtagaatctctcgtGTTAATATCCgtcattcattttcttgaggaaaCAAGGCAGTAAATCCTTCGGCATGGAACACACTAGTGATTCATATCCAAGCTGCAATCTCCTTGATGGTCACTGGCAGGGCCTCGCAGGAAAATCTTGTTTAAAGAATGTGTTCGCTTAAAAATCGATGCTGTGTGGGTTTTTATTTTGCCACAATGTGCTCTGCGAATGTTGGCCAATAGATTGGATCGATCCATTCTCTGACTAATATAAATAGTACGTTATGTTCCGCGGAGATCGTCGTTAACTTCTTTAACATTTAAATTCAAATACACATATCCATTTACTATAAACCCGCAATAAATTTGGGGTGCATCCTTTTCCTCTGGTGTGGAGTGTTCGTATTTTAACAGCATCCGTGCAGCCGCGTGTTTCCTGGAAACGAAATTTACTCATCAGATCAATGTCAACAGAACTACGTGGTTTGTGTTGCCTATTGAATTTCTCACGCCTGTTGGCATATTTGCACAGCTAGTAACTAAATGACCATGTTTTCTGTATGTCCCAGTCACTATAATGTTTATACAAATCTACTGGAAGCATCCAAGTCAGCCAGAGGATTACAGAGTAATTCACACAATTTCAGCTGGCGCACCGAACCATTCCGCTCGAGCAATGGACAGTCGTCGTTTTGGACTGAGACGTCAACTGTTTGTTTCTCTCTATGAGTGCCGCCTGATCTGGAGTTCCTCGCCGATTTGCGTGTGTTGCTACAGATCTCCAgcaactgctctctctctcttgtatCTCCATTTGAAATACCTAGGCATATATATGATTCAACATACAATGGATAAGTAACACAGGCACCATTTCTGTCGTCCAGCCTTTTAGAACTGTCTAGTATTACTTGAGTTTCCTTTACAGGAAAGGTGCTGGCCACTTTGAATGACCATTGCACTTTAAAGAAAGATCTACCGCACATATAAGTGAATGTGGACACTGGACAAGTTATGGGTCACAGCGTTAGACAGAGCACCTCCGTGTGGTTCCTCACTGTGCTACCGAAACACTTATTTCGCCATTTTCCTTGGGCAAGTTAAATTCTTTTTCACTCGCTGGAGGTGTTTCCATGTAATGGTTTTCATTTGTAACATTTATGGTGGTATTCTCTGGGGCGTTTTCGTCTTCTCGGAGCGCAGAATCCGCATTTTTGATTTCCATTCGAAATGCCTGAAGTTGCTTTTTCTGAGCACCCTTGTTCTCCCGCTTCATGATAATTATAACCGTAACTGCAACCAGCAGCATCAGAGCTAGGACCCCAATAATAACCTGGTAGAGCAGGAAGGGCGCGTTTGAGCGGGCGTCGCTCTCTAAGCCTCTGACACCTGAACGAAAGGTGGTCGTAGAATTGTCAGCATGGCCGGGCAAAGTTATTGATGAAGTGGGCGCTGATACTGAGGTAGCAGGGGAAATGGTGTTGGCAACTGGGATCTCAACTTTCAGGAAAGTCCCGTACGACGCGTTGAAACTGTTTTCCAAGTCTGCCTCGGAAACGCATCTGTACAGATGAAGGTTCGCTGAGAAACCCTTGTCACAGAAACAGAAGTCCTCCTCGGCCGTCCGAAAACACCTATTTTGACAAAAGTCATTTTTTGTAATTTCCCCACAGCTGTTGCATAGAGATTCCAAGTTTCCCGAATATAACCATTTAATTTGCCCCCGCTGTAGCCCACATCTCACAACAGCTGACTTGCCATTGCTGCAAGTAATGAGTGCAACCGAATCTCTGGGTACACGAGGAAAGAACTGGCTGGGAGTGTGTAAAGGAAGTCTATAAGCGACCTTTCCCACATCTGCATTTATGCTTTCGCACAACTGATACTTACAGATGAAACCTTCGCAACTTTTGGCGTTACACGCTAAAGCATTCCACTTGAGTTGTACTTGTGTTGTGAAGTTTGCCACAAGTGCCACGCATCTGTCGTGAGTGCAGGTTTGCAGCGGTTCCTCAATCCAGGGGTTGTAGGTGGAACTGTCATTCCCACTGACCCATGTAAATCCTCGCAGCGGCTGTTCAGCGATATAACACTGTTTGACCTTCAGGTGAAGTCCAATCCACAGGTAATGGGGCTGAAGCGAGGCATTCGCATTTCTTTCTAAAAGCTGCCGAATGTTCTCTGCTTCGCGCTCACTCTCCATGGAGGTAAGAACTCCTTTGTTAGCTTCACACCTCTCCTTTGCCCGGGCAAAGGAACCTCCATCCCAGTGCAAACTGTAACACGTCCCACCGTTGCAAAACTTTTGTGTTTGGGAGAGAACACCAGACCTTTCCAAGTAGTTCTGGAGCCAAAGCAAAACGAAGAACGAACGAAGCATGTCAGCTCTCCCCGAAACTGTTTGCTTTCGCACAACTTTCTCAAATCCAAAGTAAAAAGAAAGCTAGCTTTGACTACACTTGATGCGGACTTCCCGCTGGTCGCAGATCTAACTGAAGCACGCCCCAGCTccaaggggaaatctgataaacGTAGTTCAAATTGTGTAT is a window of Hemitrygon akajei chromosome 3, sHemAka1.3, whole genome shotgun sequence DNA encoding:
- the LOC140725054 gene encoding complement component C1q receptor-like; translated protein: MLRSFFVLLWLQNYLERSGVLSQTQKFCNGGTCYSLHWDGGSFARAKERCEANKGVLTSMESEREAENIRQLLERNANASLQPHYLWIGLHLKVKQCYIAEQPLRGFTWVSGNDSSTYNPWIEEPLQTCTHDRCVALVANFTTQVQLKWNALACNAKSCEGFICKYQLCESINADVGKVAYRLPLHTPSQFFPRVPRDSVALITCSNGKSAVVRCGLQRGQIKWLYSGNLESLCNSCGEITKNDFCQNRCFRTAEEDFCFCDKGFSANLHLYRCVSEADLENSFNASYGTFLKVEIPVANTISPATSVSAPTSSITLPGHADNSTTTFRSGVRGLESDARSNAPFLLYQVIIGVLALMLLVAVTVIIIMKRENKGAQKKQLQAFRMEIKNADSALREDENAPENTTINVTNENHYMETPPASEKEFNLPKENGEISVSVAQ